One window from the genome of Enterobacter asburiae encodes:
- a CDS encoding sensor domain-containing diguanylate cyclase has product MALHSKKLSFTRPIMLSFAGIICSFVVIAVAVTLSQRKDFLADYHKINSNFTHNLAVNYTESILRENDYILGRAAMYFSRNDRLNETLNVNPTQGLQMVMHLQNLMPTVSSISLADTQGHYLRAPEVLPTEKSKTFDPRTRPWFVAQAEASIFSHYTRPYMDYFTGHPTVTLYKPLISPEGRLKGTIAFHLDLTSMGYTLRQMVAPVQGEFFVVERDGAVVLHPDTGALFKQYVSEALMDKMTSGEGHLYDKKSNAWYYYYSFTNPDWFVIYRVSGETLTDITRHETTIVGWGFALAAIIIILFGLYLRHASRSVLMHIINAIKTGDVSEAPRLEAMLSHTIQSNKEREMAYVRQATHDALTGCKNRRAFDSDIAELLNAHQPFALALVDIDNFKSINDTLGHLTGDIVLRNVAREGIQIMQPHHVSLYRYGGEEFAVIFQAEQMTSALSLLEAWRIAVEKRVWREENLRVTFSGGLGEWHFEPLDQFVGSVDNALYSAKQQGKNRINRTSIS; this is encoded by the coding sequence ATGGCACTTCACAGCAAAAAGCTCTCTTTTACCCGACCAATCATGCTCAGCTTCGCGGGGATCATCTGCAGTTTTGTGGTGATCGCGGTCGCGGTGACGCTTTCGCAACGAAAGGATTTTCTTGCGGATTATCACAAGATTAACAGCAATTTCACGCACAACCTGGCGGTGAACTACACCGAGTCGATCCTGCGTGAAAACGACTATATCCTGGGCCGTGCCGCGATGTACTTTTCGCGTAACGACAGGCTAAACGAGACGCTCAACGTCAACCCGACGCAAGGGCTGCAGATGGTGATGCATCTGCAGAACCTGATGCCGACCGTGTCCTCCATCTCGCTGGCGGATACGCAGGGGCATTATCTCCGCGCGCCGGAAGTACTCCCCACGGAGAAGAGTAAAACCTTCGATCCCCGGACTCGGCCGTGGTTTGTCGCTCAGGCCGAAGCCAGTATCTTCAGCCACTATACTCGCCCCTACATGGACTACTTCACCGGCCATCCGACGGTAACGCTCTATAAGCCCTTGATTTCACCGGAAGGCCGACTGAAGGGAACGATCGCGTTTCATCTCGATTTGACGTCAATGGGCTACACCCTGCGTCAGATGGTGGCGCCCGTTCAGGGGGAATTCTTCGTCGTCGAACGCGACGGCGCCGTTGTGCTTCACCCGGATACCGGCGCGCTCTTCAAACAGTACGTGAGCGAAGCGCTGATGGACAAAATGACCAGCGGCGAAGGCCACCTTTATGACAAGAAAAGCAACGCCTGGTATTACTACTACTCGTTTACCAATCCGGACTGGTTTGTCATCTACCGGGTCTCTGGCGAGACGCTCACCGATATCACCCGCCACGAAACAACGATTGTTGGCTGGGGGTTTGCGCTGGCGGCCATCATCATCATCCTCTTCGGCTTATACCTCCGCCACGCCTCGCGTAGCGTGCTGATGCACATTATCAATGCCATCAAAACCGGCGACGTCAGCGAGGCGCCGCGGCTGGAGGCGATGCTGAGCCACACTATCCAGTCCAATAAAGAGCGTGAGATGGCCTATGTGCGCCAGGCCACTCACGATGCGCTGACGGGCTGTAAAAACCGCCGCGCATTCGATAGCGATATCGCGGAGCTGCTGAATGCCCATCAGCCTTTCGCGCTGGCGCTGGTGGACATTGATAACTTCAAGTCGATTAACGACACGCTGGGCCACCTGACCGGTGATATCGTTCTGCGCAACGTGGCCCGCGAGGGGATCCAGATCATGCAGCCACATCACGTCTCGCTTTACCGTTACGGTGGAGAAGAGTTTGCGGTAATTTTCCAGGCGGAGCAGATGACGTCTGCGCTCTCATTGCTGGAGGCGTGGCGTATCGCTGTTGAAAAACGCGTCTGGCGAGAAGAAAACCTGCGGGTGACGTTCAGCGGCGGTCTTGGGGAGTGGCATTTTGAACCGCTGGATCAATTTGTCGGAAGCGTTGATAACGCCCTCTACAGCGCCAAACAGCAGGGCAAAAACCGCATTAACCGAACGTCCATCAGCTAG
- a CDS encoding PTS sugar transporter subunit IIB, with translation MKNIVLCCAAGMSTSMLVQRMKDAAQKKGVEVTIKAVPVAEFKDNIATADIVLLGPQVKYEQAKLQAQAEPLGKKVAVIDMMDYGMMKGDAVLEKALKLLEP, from the coding sequence ATGAAGAACATCGTTTTATGCTGTGCAGCGGGAATGTCAACCAGCATGCTGGTTCAACGTATGAAAGACGCCGCGCAGAAAAAAGGGGTTGAAGTCACCATTAAAGCCGTTCCGGTTGCGGAGTTTAAAGACAACATCGCGACGGCCGACATCGTATTGCTGGGGCCACAGGTTAAATACGAGCAGGCTAAACTTCAGGCGCAGGCCGAGCCGCTGGGTAAAAAGGTCGCGGTGATCGACATGATGGATTACGGCATGATGAAAGGCGATGCCGTACTGGAAAAAGCGCTCAAACTTCTGGAGCCATAA
- a CDS encoding PTS lactose/cellobiose transporter subunit IIA, whose product MEDLETTIMELLVNAGAARSAALTALQMARKGEFVEAEKAMEESREYVKHAHTIQTQLIGLDEGTGKLPVNLITVHSQDHLMNAMVIQDLAGDMIELYRRIPLVN is encoded by the coding sequence ATGGAAGACTTAGAAACCACGATTATGGAACTGCTGGTCAACGCAGGCGCGGCGCGCAGTGCGGCCCTGACGGCGTTACAGATGGCGCGTAAAGGTGAGTTTGTCGAAGCAGAAAAAGCGATGGAAGAGTCGCGCGAATATGTGAAGCATGCGCACACGATCCAGACGCAGCTTATCGGTCTTGACGAAGGGACCGGGAAGCTTCCGGTTAACCTGATCACCGTCCACTCTCAGGATCACCTGATGAACGCGATGGTCATTCAGGATTTGGCGGGCGATATGATTGAGCTTTATCGTCGGATCCCGTTGGTAAACTGA